From the Saccharobesus litoralis genome, one window contains:
- the astA gene encoding arginine N-succinyltransferase — protein MLVVRPISITDYPALHGLAVESGHGFTSLPVNEALLQQKIARSVAAFQTIPSQATDSSYLFVLEDTQSQKVVGISGIEGAVGLADSFYHYHLSKVVHASRRLKVYNEVELLTLCNDYTGQTEICTLFLLADYRKAYAGKLLSKVRFLFMAEHRQGFAQRVFAEMRGVSDDKGQSPFWQWLEKHFFTLDFPTADYLSGIGQKEFISELMPKYPIYVNLLSADAQAVIGKVHDKTQPALALLEKEGFRWRGYVDIFDGGPTVENELENINSIKQSRKLSVEIAEPQSNKVILVCNTKFSDFRALVVESEVDSVSQKIRLSAAQADYLLVKPDDSVRVLTIA, from the coding sequence ATGCTAGTCGTGCGGCCAATATCAATTACGGATTATCCAGCTTTGCATGGATTAGCGGTTGAATCGGGGCACGGCTTTACCTCTTTACCTGTCAATGAAGCGCTACTGCAACAAAAAATAGCTCGTTCAGTAGCGGCTTTTCAAACTATTCCTAGTCAAGCAACTGACTCCAGTTATCTATTTGTATTAGAAGACACCCAAAGCCAAAAAGTGGTGGGGATTTCCGGTATTGAAGGGGCGGTGGGCTTAGCCGATTCTTTTTACCATTATCATCTTAGTAAGGTGGTGCATGCATCACGGCGCTTGAAGGTTTATAACGAAGTCGAGTTGTTGACCTTATGCAATGATTACACAGGTCAAACAGAGATCTGTACCTTATTTTTATTAGCGGATTACCGCAAAGCTTATGCGGGCAAGTTATTGTCTAAAGTGCGTTTTTTGTTTATGGCTGAACATAGGCAAGGTTTTGCCCAGCGCGTGTTTGCAGAAATGCGCGGCGTTTCAGACGACAAGGGGCAATCACCTTTTTGGCAGTGGCTTGAGAAGCACTTTTTTACTCTAGATTTTCCGACCGCTGATTACTTATCGGGTATCGGTCAAAAAGAGTTTATTTCTGAGCTCATGCCAAAATATCCGATATACGTCAATCTGTTATCTGCAGACGCACAGGCTGTAATAGGCAAGGTGCATGACAAAACCCAGCCAGCGCTAGCCTTGCTCGAAAAAGAAGGTTTTCGATGGCGTGGTTATGTCGATATTTTTGATGGCGGCCCTACGGTTGAAAACGAGCTGGAAAATATTAATAGCATTAAACAATCGCGTAAATTGAGTGTAGAAATAGCTGAGCCGCAATCTAACAAGGTCATTTTAGTATGCAACACTAAGTTTAGTGATTTTCGAGCTTTAGTTGTTGAGTCTGAGGTTGATAGCGTCAGTCAAAAAATACGGCTAAGTGCGGCACAAGCTGATTATTTGTTAGTTAAACCTGATGATAGTGTCAGAGTGTTAACCATTGCCTAA
- a CDS encoding 23S rRNA (adenine(2030)-N(6))-methyltransferase RlmJ, whose protein sequence is MLSYRHSFHAGNYADVLKHIVQIAILDHLNKKAKPYCVVDTHAGAGAYRLTEEHAQKTLEYVDGIGRFWHKDTIAEIEKYPLLARYIQKIQSFNPTESLTQYPGSPWFSIQAIQEHNIRADQVFLHEIHPTDSGLLSEFVGRNPQVHLQFKDCFKHALGLLPPKQKRGLVMIDPPYEIKQDYQNVIDFVLKAHKKFATGTYAIWYPVVQRYRIEKMQKALVASGIKNIQNFEIGIAPDSDAIGMTAAGMIVINPPWTLMDELQGLMPYLTEKLAGEERAHYKAEQWVGE, encoded by the coding sequence ATGCTAAGTTATCGTCACTCATTTCACGCGGGTAATTACGCTGATGTGCTAAAACACATAGTGCAGATTGCCATTCTTGACCACCTTAATAAAAAAGCTAAACCATACTGTGTGGTTGATACCCATGCTGGGGCAGGTGCATATCGCTTAACTGAAGAGCATGCGCAAAAAACATTAGAATATGTTGATGGTATTGGCCGATTTTGGCACAAAGACACGATTGCCGAGATTGAAAAATACCCGCTATTGGCGCGTTATATACAAAAAATACAGTCTTTTAATCCCACTGAGTCTTTGACGCAATATCCAGGTTCACCTTGGTTTAGCATTCAGGCTATACAGGAGCATAATATAAGGGCTGATCAGGTTTTTTTACATGAGATCCACCCGACAGATTCAGGTTTGCTAAGTGAGTTTGTTGGGCGCAACCCGCAAGTGCATTTGCAATTTAAAGACTGTTTTAAACACGCCTTAGGTTTATTACCGCCTAAGCAAAAACGTGGCTTGGTGATGATCGATCCACCTTATGAAATTAAGCAGGATTATCAAAACGTCATTGATTTTGTATTAAAGGCGCATAAGAAATTTGCGACGGGGACTTATGCAATTTGGTACCCAGTTGTACAGCGTTATCGTATTGAGAAAATGCAAAAAGCATTGGTTGCGTCAGGTATTAAAAATATTCAAAATTTTGAGATAGGTATCGCGCCAGATTCAGATGCCATAGGTATGACAGCCGCAGGCATGATAGTGATTAATCCACCATGGACACTGATGGACGAGTTACAAGGCTTAATGCCTTATTTAACCGAGAAATTAGCTGGTGAAGAAAGGGCGCATTATAAAGCTGAACAGTGGGTTGGCGAATAG
- a CDS encoding aspartate aminotransferase family protein: MQVTRATFDEVMIPNYAPAAIVPVKGQGSRVWDQEGREYIDFAGGIAVNCLGHCHPAIVDAVKSQADTLWHVSNIWTNEPALRLAKKLTEKTFAEKVYFCNSGAEANEAALKLARRWALDEHGADKNQIIAFNQGFHGRTFFTVTVGGQAAYSDGFGPKPGAIDHVDFNDLAALEAIMSDKTCAVVVEPIQGEGGVTPATKAFLSGVRALCDKHNALLVFDEVQTGAGRTGALYAYEHYGVTPDILTSAKGLGGGIPIGAMLTTTEVGKHLAFGTHGSTYGGNPLACAVAEAAFDVISTEPVLAGVAKREQVIRDALAKINDEFGIFTEVRGKGLLLGMELTPDYHGKARDFIAAAVEQGLMILVAGANVLRFAPALVISDEELQLGLDRFAKAVASVVNANNAQKED, from the coding sequence ATGCAAGTCACTCGGGCCACGTTTGATGAAGTAATGATCCCTAATTATGCCCCAGCCGCAATTGTGCCTGTTAAAGGCCAAGGCTCACGAGTATGGGACCAAGAAGGCCGAGAGTATATCGACTTTGCGGGCGGTATCGCGGTTAATTGTTTAGGACATTGCCACCCAGCTATTGTCGATGCGGTGAAATCGCAAGCGGATACGCTTTGGCATGTCAGTAATATTTGGACAAATGAGCCAGCGTTAAGATTAGCTAAAAAATTAACAGAAAAGACATTCGCTGAAAAAGTTTACTTTTGTAACTCAGGAGCAGAGGCAAACGAAGCGGCGTTAAAGTTAGCGAGACGCTGGGCGTTAGACGAACACGGCGCCGATAAAAATCAAATTATTGCGTTTAACCAAGGTTTCCACGGTAGAACGTTTTTTACGGTTACTGTGGGTGGGCAAGCGGCGTATTCAGATGGTTTTGGGCCAAAACCTGGTGCCATTGATCATGTTGATTTCAACGATTTAGCTGCGCTAGAAGCGATTATGTCAGATAAAACCTGTGCGGTTGTTGTCGAACCTATTCAAGGGGAAGGTGGCGTAACACCGGCGACTAAAGCGTTTTTGTCAGGTGTGCGTGCTTTGTGTGATAAACATAATGCCTTATTGGTGTTTGATGAAGTGCAAACCGGTGCCGGCAGAACAGGGGCGTTATATGCCTATGAGCATTATGGTGTTACACCTGATATTTTAACTTCGGCTAAAGGTTTAGGTGGCGGTATTCCGATTGGTGCCATGTTAACCACAACAGAAGTGGGTAAGCATTTGGCCTTTGGTACGCATGGTAGCACCTATGGTGGTAACCCGTTAGCTTGTGCGGTAGCAGAAGCGGCATTTGATGTTATAAGCACTGAACCCGTATTAGCGGGCGTGGCTAAGCGGGAGCAAGTGATCCGCGATGCACTGGCTAAAATAAATGATGAATTTGGTATTTTTACCGAAGTTAGAGGTAAAGGGTTATTGCTAGGCATGGAACTCACCCCAGACTATCATGGCAAAGCGCGTGACTTTATTGCTGCTGCAGTTGAGCAAGGTTTAATGATATTAGTCGCCGGTGCAAATGTTTTGCGTTTTGCGCCAGCACTCGTGATCAGTGATGAAGAGCTACAACTGGGCTTAGATAGATTTGCTAAAGCAGTCGCGAGTGTAGTGAATGCTAATAATGCGCAAAAAGAGGATTAA
- a CDS encoding DUF3802 family protein — MVTESQAYIELISYFTENLDMFNESNHPSLDKSLRDLIEEHIAEKMISFFAQHESLDQDTRMDVVREVDAIVTDLEEFLSRRLEQKATAQQEEFIVEYSGLIKNLFDSVFVD; from the coding sequence ATGGTTACAGAGTCTCAAGCATATATTGAATTAATTTCTTATTTTACTGAAAATCTCGACATGTTTAACGAGTCTAACCACCCGTCGTTAGACAAGTCTTTACGTGATTTGATTGAAGAACACATTGCAGAAAAGATGATTAGCTTTTTTGCGCAACATGAATCGCTTGATCAAGATACGCGAATGGATGTGGTACGTGAAGTCGATGCGATCGTCACTGATTTAGAAGAGTTTTTGTCGCGCCGCCTTGAGCAAAAAGCCACAGCTCAACAAGAAGAGTTTATTGTTGAGTATTCCGGATTAATCAAAAACTTATTTGATTCCGTTTTTGTCGACTAA
- the ubiH gene encoding 2-octaprenyl-6-methoxyphenyl hydroxylase → MTQTATELNYDIVIVGGGLSGATLALALCHTFGDAISIAVIEPQLAKSVDHSSFDGRALALSQGSVQLLKRWQLWPALSELAGDIQVIEVSDSHHLGYCQMTAEQQQVPALGYVVHAHTLGDALSQKLHHLAAAKPAYRLDVFCPDELQTLKQHQDHVDLTLTSGKTLQAKLLVGADGAKSRVRQQLNIAQTATQYGQVAISCNVLTQLADHSSSSKATRVTAFERFTSQGPLAMLPMPYSQDSQFAQYGLVWCQHASRTQELMALSDTEFAQALQQAFGWRAGKIYQVSARSAYPLTRLIAEQVYQHRCLLIANSAHLIHPIAGQGLNLGIRDIEQMCIALARALDTKQDLGCYRTWSDYCQQRKLDTEKVATATDVLVRVFSNDDFVFSGVRNKGLWLMDRVTPLKNKLAQHAMGLKA, encoded by the coding sequence ATGACTCAAACAGCCACTGAGCTTAATTACGATATTGTCATTGTTGGCGGTGGACTGTCGGGTGCCACATTGGCTTTGGCGTTATGCCATACGTTTGGCGATGCAATATCGATTGCAGTGATTGAACCACAGTTGGCCAAAAGTGTTGATCATTCTAGTTTTGATGGTCGGGCGTTGGCTTTATCTCAAGGGTCGGTTCAATTACTCAAGCGCTGGCAACTGTGGCCAGCATTAAGCGAATTAGCCGGTGATATTCAAGTTATTGAGGTTTCTGATAGTCATCATTTAGGCTATTGCCAAATGACAGCCGAGCAACAGCAAGTGCCGGCATTGGGTTATGTTGTGCATGCACATACGCTTGGCGACGCCTTGTCGCAAAAATTGCATCATCTTGCTGCGGCAAAACCAGCGTATCGTCTGGATGTGTTTTGTCCGGATGAGTTGCAAACATTAAAGCAACATCAAGATCATGTTGACCTTACCCTTACTAGCGGTAAAACCTTGCAAGCAAAGCTGCTTGTCGGTGCTGACGGGGCTAAAAGTCGGGTTCGACAACAGCTTAATATTGCACAAACGGCGACGCAATACGGTCAAGTTGCGATCAGTTGCAATGTCTTAACCCAGTTAGCTGATCATTCATCTTCGTCCAAAGCAACTCGGGTAACGGCGTTTGAGCGTTTCACGTCACAAGGCCCGTTAGCTATGTTGCCCATGCCGTATAGCCAAGACTCTCAGTTTGCACAATATGGCTTAGTCTGGTGTCAGCATGCTAGTCGTACACAAGAGTTAATGGCGTTATCTGATACCGAGTTTGCCCAAGCCTTGCAGCAAGCGTTTGGCTGGCGCGCGGGTAAAATCTATCAGGTGAGTGCTCGAAGTGCTTATCCGTTAACGCGATTGATTGCCGAGCAAGTTTATCAACATCGCTGTTTGTTAATCGCCAACTCAGCTCATCTTATTCATCCTATTGCGGGTCAAGGGCTCAATTTGGGTATTCGCGATATTGAGCAAATGTGTATCGCTCTGGCGCGTGCGTTAGATACCAAGCAAGATCTTGGCTGCTATCGCACTTGGAGTGATTATTGTCAGCAACGTAAGTTGGACACTGAAAAAGTGGCAACCGCGACCGATGTGTTGGTGCGGGTATTTTCTAATGATGATTTTGTATTTAGCGGTGTGCGCAATAAAGGACTTTGGCTAATGGACAGAGTGACCCCGTTAAAAAATAAGTTGGCACAACATGCCATGGGATTAAAAGCGTGA
- a CDS encoding dUTP diphosphatase, which yields MLVSAQAATMLALQDKMNAKVNPDWIAVRSPFLRAVVIEGSEAIEHHGWKWWKKQDCDLEQLQMELVDIWHFVLSAILIKHQGDQAKAQQEVFAELDQTSLTFDGNEFEFSQLSLLDKLELMIGLAAAKRYSVSLFSALLTDCQMSWDDLYAQYVSKNVLNFFRQDHGYKEGTYIKEWSGREDNEHLVEIMTKLDVKSDSYQDDLYSELNKRYQLLNVT from the coding sequence ATGCTTGTTTCTGCTCAAGCCGCCACTATGCTGGCCTTGCAAGATAAAATGAACGCCAAAGTAAACCCAGATTGGATCGCCGTTCGCTCACCTTTTTTACGTGCTGTTGTCATTGAAGGCAGCGAAGCCATTGAACACCACGGCTGGAAATGGTGGAAAAAACAAGATTGTGATCTTGAGCAATTACAAATGGAACTAGTCGATATTTGGCATTTTGTGTTATCTGCCATTTTAATTAAACACCAAGGTGATCAAGCTAAGGCACAACAAGAAGTCTTTGCCGAGCTAGACCAAACTTCATTAACCTTTGACGGTAACGAATTTGAATTTAGCCAATTATCTTTATTAGATAAGCTTGAATTAATGATAGGGCTGGCTGCTGCTAAGCGTTATTCAGTGTCTTTGTTTTCTGCTTTATTGACCGATTGCCAAATGAGTTGGGATGATTTGTACGCGCAATACGTCAGCAAAAACGTGCTGAACTTTTTCCGCCAAGATCATGGCTATAAAGAAGGCACTTACATTAAAGAATGGAGTGGTCGCGAAGACAACGAACACTTAGTCGAAATTATGACTAAGTTGGACGTTAAGTCTGATTCTTATCAAGATGATTTATATAGTGAATTAAATAAGCGTTATCAGTTACTTAATGTAACTTAA
- the astD gene encoding succinylglutamate-semialdehyde dehydrogenase has protein sequence MTVIKGQLFINGEWTQGSGELFNAIDGAKNQIYWTGNAASHQQIDLAISSARQAFTRWAQTPLAHRQDLLKAYAEALTANKAMLTAAIAQDTGKPLWEAATEVAAMVGKIALSIKSYLQRTGVTEAEMPGATAFTRHKPHGVLAVFGPYNFPGHLPNGHIVPAILAGNTVVFKPSELTPNTAQLMLKIWQQVGLPNGVINLLQGQLDCAQYLSQHKSIDGLLFTGSSQVGCLLHQQFAGQPQKVLALEMGGNNPLVVEQVANVDAAVHAIIQSAFITSGQRCTCARRLYVPQGLQGDDIIARLVEVSQAISVNEYDVEPQPFMGSLINHQAAQQVLSAQQMLQAKGANTLLAGRLLKAGSGLLSPAILDVTEVSELEDKEIFGPLLQITRYQDFDQAIELANDSQYGLSAGLLSDNPDKWQQFYALIRAGIVNWNRAITGASGSAPFGGVGLSGNHNPSAYYAADYCAYPVASVEAKQVVLPSTLSPGLTFN, from the coding sequence ATGACTGTGATCAAAGGCCAACTTTTTATTAATGGTGAGTGGACACAAGGCTCAGGCGAGTTGTTCAATGCGATTGATGGTGCCAAAAATCAAATATATTGGACAGGAAACGCAGCCAGTCATCAGCAAATTGATTTAGCAATTTCTAGTGCGAGGCAAGCCTTTACTCGTTGGGCGCAAACGCCTTTGGCGCACAGGCAAGATTTGCTTAAAGCCTATGCCGAGGCACTTACCGCTAACAAAGCTATGTTAACCGCTGCCATCGCCCAAGATACCGGAAAACCTTTATGGGAAGCTGCAACCGAGGTGGCGGCAATGGTGGGTAAAATTGCATTGTCAATAAAATCTTACCTGCAACGAACGGGCGTAACCGAAGCCGAAATGCCCGGTGCTACAGCGTTTACTCGGCACAAACCTCATGGCGTGTTAGCTGTGTTTGGTCCTTATAATTTTCCCGGACATTTACCTAATGGCCATATTGTACCTGCCATATTGGCAGGCAACACGGTTGTGTTCAAACCGAGTGAACTGACGCCAAACACTGCCCAATTAATGCTTAAAATATGGCAGCAGGTTGGGTTGCCAAATGGGGTTATTAATTTGCTTCAAGGGCAATTAGATTGTGCCCAATACCTGAGTCAGCATAAATCTATTGATGGTTTATTATTTACTGGCAGCTCGCAAGTTGGCTGCTTGTTACATCAACAATTTGCTGGCCAACCACAAAAAGTATTGGCACTGGAAATGGGAGGAAACAATCCCTTAGTGGTCGAGCAAGTGGCTAATGTGGATGCCGCGGTGCATGCTATTATTCAGTCGGCGTTTATTACCTCTGGGCAGCGCTGTACCTGTGCTAGGCGTTTGTATGTTCCGCAAGGGCTACAAGGTGACGACATCATTGCGCGGTTAGTGGAGGTGAGCCAAGCTATAAGCGTGAATGAGTATGATGTTGAGCCCCAGCCATTTATGGGTTCGTTAATTAACCACCAAGCGGCGCAGCAGGTATTAAGCGCTCAGCAAATGTTACAGGCGAAAGGGGCTAACACGCTTTTGGCTGGCCGATTATTAAAAGCCGGTAGTGGATTGCTTTCACCGGCCATACTGGATGTGACTGAGGTCAGTGAGTTAGAAGACAAAGAGATATTTGGCCCGCTATTGCAAATTACTCGCTACCAAGATTTTGACCAAGCAATTGAACTGGCCAACGACAGTCAATACGGTCTGTCTGCTGGTTTGTTGAGTGATAATCCAGATAAATGGCAACAATTTTATGCTTTGATCCGTGCTGGAATTGTCAATTGGAATCGGGCTATTACTGGTGCCAGTGGCAGTGCTCCATTTGGTGGCGTGGGGTTGAGCGGCAACCATAACCCCAGTGCGTATTATGCGGCTGATTATTGCGCATATCCGGTAGCATCCGTGGAGGCCAAACAAGTCGTATTACCGAGCACTTTATCGCCCGGATTAACGTTTAACTAG
- a CDS encoding UbiH/UbiF/VisC/COQ6 family ubiquinone biosynthesis hydroxylase yields MINKTDILVVGSGMMGLTTALALADSSYTVSLVAPTLPEPSQAQHYTLAADALPANNRVSAINQASINAFKQLGVWPYIQQQRFCAYQGMDVWDKDNIGRVQFHCQDVQADNLGCIIENDVVTLALWQALQASNKVTCINASVSQINSEADSSIVVLDNGTIMQARLVIAADGANSQVRKLMNMPLVHNDYDQQAIVATIKTEKAHDKIARQAFTANGPLALLPLYDDHLCSIVYSQQTSASRELMALNTCEFAKRLTAVSDSVLGQIELVSERQAFPLRMRYSRDFIKDNVVLIGDAAHTIHPLAGQGANLGLMDALAVSECVIEQGFDHTELSKTLRWRKSEAFDRIAAMETFHRGFTTSFAPIKLLRGLALQTADTFNPLKQLLIKEAMGTVGKLPALAQASAD; encoded by the coding sequence GTGATCAACAAAACCGATATTCTGGTTGTTGGCTCAGGTATGATGGGGTTAACAACAGCTCTTGCCTTAGCGGATAGCTCGTACACTGTAAGCTTAGTGGCGCCTACTTTACCGGAACCAAGCCAAGCTCAGCACTATACTTTGGCAGCCGATGCCTTACCTGCCAATAATCGTGTCAGTGCGATCAATCAAGCCAGTATTAACGCCTTTAAACAACTGGGTGTTTGGCCTTATATTCAGCAGCAGCGTTTTTGTGCCTATCAAGGCATGGATGTTTGGGACAAAGATAACATTGGTCGTGTACAGTTTCATTGCCAAGATGTTCAAGCCGATAATTTAGGCTGCATCATTGAAAACGACGTAGTGACCTTAGCCCTTTGGCAAGCGTTGCAAGCTAGCAATAAAGTAACTTGTATTAATGCGAGTGTAAGCCAAATTAATAGTGAAGCGGATAGCAGTATAGTTGTGCTAGATAATGGCACTATTATGCAAGCTCGCTTGGTTATTGCGGCTGATGGCGCTAACTCACAGGTGCGCAAGCTAATGAATATGCCACTGGTTCACAACGACTATGACCAGCAAGCGATTGTCGCCACGATTAAAACAGAAAAAGCTCATGACAAAATTGCTCGCCAAGCCTTTACCGCTAATGGTCCTTTGGCGTTATTGCCGCTGTATGATGATCACTTATGCTCTATTGTCTACTCACAGCAAACGTCGGCGAGTCGAGAGTTAATGGCGTTAAATACCTGCGAATTTGCTAAACGTTTAACGGCGGTATCTGACAGTGTACTCGGGCAGATCGAGTTGGTGTCTGAGCGTCAAGCCTTTCCTTTACGCATGCGCTATAGCCGAGATTTTATTAAAGATAATGTTGTGTTGATTGGCGATGCCGCTCACACCATTCATCCATTGGCTGGGCAAGGTGCTAACTTAGGTTTAATGGATGCTTTAGCCGTTAGTGAATGCGTTATTGAGCAAGGTTTTGATCATACTGAGTTAAGCAAAACCTTAAGATGGCGTAAATCGGAAGCCTTTGATCGCATTGCGGCAATGGAAACCTTCCATCGTGGTTTCACGACTTCGTTTGCACCGATTAAGTTACTGCGTGGTTTGGCATTGCAAACAGCAGATACTTTCAACCCACTAAAACAGCTATTAATTAAAGAAGCTATGGGCACAGTTGGAAAGTTACCCGCATTGGCACAAGCCAGTGCTGATTAA
- the speD gene encoding adenosylmethionine decarboxylase produces the protein MNGSNPKIKLNGFNNLTKSLSCSIYEICWTNCAQQQQAYQAFINRKYNAQQLTQVLRKVVEVIGANVLNIALQDYEPQGASVTALIEEKATADLELDTQARPGPIPTSVVSHLDKSHICVHTYPESHPTNGINTFRADIEVSTCGLISPLKALNFLIHSFDADVVTLDYRVRGFTRDIDGKKHYIDHDIHSIQNFLTEDIHQQYQMLDVNVFQENLFHTKLMKNQNETPMNRFNFSKDRSANILDNKEAESVKKLLKRERQEIFYGRNIEE, from the coding sequence TTGAATGGTTCTAATCCCAAAATTAAACTGAATGGTTTTAATAACTTAACTAAAAGCTTAAGTTGTTCTATTTACGAAATTTGTTGGACTAATTGCGCGCAGCAACAACAAGCTTATCAGGCTTTTATTAATCGTAAATATAATGCCCAGCAATTGACCCAAGTATTGCGCAAGGTTGTTGAGGTGATTGGTGCAAATGTATTGAATATCGCATTGCAAGACTATGAACCCCAAGGTGCCAGTGTTACAGCGTTAATAGAGGAAAAAGCCACCGCCGACCTTGAGCTAGATACCCAAGCGCGTCCAGGGCCTATTCCTACCTCTGTTGTGTCACATTTGGATAAAAGCCATATATGTGTGCATACCTACCCAGAAAGTCACCCGACTAATGGTATTAACACCTTTAGGGCTGACATTGAAGTGTCTACTTGTGGCCTTATTTCACCTTTAAAAGCGTTAAACTTTTTGATCCATAGTTTTGACGCAGATGTAGTGACCCTAGATTATCGAGTGCGTGGCTTTACTCGTGATATTGACGGTAAAAAGCACTATATCGATCATGACATTCATTCTATTCAAAACTTCCTGACAGAAGATATACATCAACAGTATCAAATGCTAGATGTGAATGTGTTTCAAGAAAACTTATTTCACACCAAACTGATGAAAAATCAGAACGAAACGCCAATGAATCGATTTAACTTTAGCAAGGATCGCTCAGCTAATATCTTAGACAACAAAGAAGCAGAAAGCGTGAAAAAACTCCTGAAACGAGAACGACAGGAGATATTTTACGGACGCAATATTGAAGAGTGA
- the pepP gene encoding Xaa-Pro aminopeptidase translates to MLANSVFQSRRQQVLTQMVTNSVAIIPSNVEVRRSRDTEFLFRQDSDFWYLTGFNEPDSWLVLTKDSQGMSQHILFCRAKDKMAEIWQGRRLGAEAAKQKFALDNAFAVSELDNQLLELLDKKTCVYWPFGEHEFADVKVQSVLNRLRSQGKVRKAPNELKDLRSILHEMRLIKSEQEIAIMRQAAQISAQAHIRAMQFVEPGKFEFQVEAELHHEFAMQGARSPAYGSIVAGGDNANILHYTENQDELQNGDLLLIDAGGELQGYAADITRTFPVNGQFTEPQALLYQLVLDAQTESMRLIKPGNTIKQATDKAIEVIAQGLIDLGILSGTLSQVIEQKTYRQFFMHGLSHWLGLDVHDVGEYKLDDQDRPLLPGMVLTVEPGIYIAKGAEVDPKWQGIGIRIEDNVVITEQGYENLTCDAPKTIDEIQRIMAQ, encoded by the coding sequence ATGCTAGCTAATTCAGTTTTTCAGTCTCGCCGTCAACAAGTGTTGACGCAAATGGTGACCAATAGTGTGGCCATTATCCCATCTAATGTCGAAGTTCGGCGCAGTCGTGATACCGAATTTTTATTCCGACAAGACAGTGATTTTTGGTATTTAACGGGGTTTAATGAGCCAGATTCTTGGCTAGTTTTAACTAAAGACAGTCAGGGCATGTCGCAGCATATCTTATTTTGTCGAGCTAAAGATAAAATGGCTGAAATATGGCAAGGGCGGCGTTTAGGGGCTGAGGCAGCCAAACAAAAGTTTGCCTTGGATAATGCTTTTGCTGTGAGTGAGCTTGATAATCAATTATTGGAATTACTGGATAAAAAGACCTGCGTGTATTGGCCCTTTGGGGAACACGAATTTGCCGATGTGAAAGTGCAATCTGTTCTTAATCGCTTGCGCAGCCAAGGTAAGGTACGTAAAGCGCCGAATGAGTTAAAAGATTTACGCTCCATATTGCATGAAATGCGTTTGATTAAATCAGAACAAGAAATTGCCATTATGCGTCAAGCTGCGCAAATTAGCGCGCAAGCGCATATTCGCGCCATGCAATTTGTTGAGCCTGGCAAATTTGAGTTTCAAGTTGAAGCTGAACTGCATCATGAATTTGCTATGCAAGGCGCGCGTTCTCCAGCCTATGGCAGCATAGTGGCAGGCGGTGATAACGCTAATATTTTGCATTACACCGAAAATCAAGACGAACTGCAAAATGGCGACTTGTTACTGATAGATGCGGGTGGCGAATTGCAAGGCTACGCGGCTGATATTACACGTACATTTCCTGTTAATGGTCAATTTACTGAGCCGCAAGCTTTGTTATATCAATTGGTTTTAGATGCACAAACCGAATCGATGCGATTAATTAAACCAGGCAATACCATTAAGCAAGCAACAGATAAAGCGATAGAAGTTATTGCCCAGGGTTTAATCGACTTAGGTATTTTAAGTGGCACATTAAGCCAAGTTATCGAGCAAAAAACCTATCGACAGTTTTTTATGCATGGCCTTAGTCATTGGTTGGGTTTAGATGTGCATGATGTTGGTGAATACAAATTAGATGATCAAGATCGGCCTTTGTTACCGGGTATGGTATTAACGGTGGAACCGGGTATTTATATTGCTAAAGGTGCTGAAGTTGACCCTAAATGGCAAGGTATTGGCATTCGTATTGAAGACAACGTAGTAATAACTGAGCAAGGTTATGAAAACCTAACCTGTGATGCTCCTAAAACCATTGATGAAATACAAAGGATTATGGCCCAATAG